The Rattus rattus isolate New Zealand chromosome 8, Rrattus_CSIRO_v1, whole genome shotgun sequence genome contains the following window.
gaagaaaaacagggaggaggcagaggttaGAAACGGGAGTGTGAGGAAGGAGGGGGATGCACTTCAATGGAGACAGAGAGCAAGTGAGCATCtatgagacatacacacacacagcaaagacaCAATGGGCAAGGAGGCCAGgcaaggaaggatggaggggaagTGGCTGTGGACCCTTAGCTTTCCATAGGCACTAAATCCAGAGAAGATTTCCTTATCAACCCAAGGTCACGCGACACCTGAAGGGCAGGACAGGAGGAGGACCTGATAAGCCTTACAGGTCCTGGAATTTCCCTGAAGACACAGTGTCTTCTCCCTAGACTTATCAGTGTCACAGGAGatcagaagcagagaggagcaAGGATGCCAAGGGTGAGAGGTTGCAGGATACCAGGGGAAGTGGAGAGTCAGTCGAGAAGCTAGGGAAAATTCTCTCCACCTCTGTGGCTGCCTAGGCCACTCTGTGAGAGAAGCTCATGGGATAGAGGGAAAGGTGGAGATTTGGAGAAgacccagagacaggaagagctGGGGTTAAAAGTCTTAGTGCATcacttaaagtatttttttttaactttgtgaagTTTCCCATCTACCCTGAAATTGTTTTCTCACAAGGGACATTGTACTCAACCCACTAGGGTTGTTCTATAAGTGGAAAGGAACAAAACCTGTAGCAGTAGGCCTACATCAAGAGCTGGTTCTTAATGTGAACGGATTTGGGAAGGACAGGTACACACAGAAAGGGAGAAGACGGCCAATCTGGGAAGTCAATTCATGGTGGAAAGGAGGGtcaacagaggaaagaaatcatACATGATGTAGACAGTGTCTTAGACTGTTCAAAGTCACTGTTGAATAGTCATGCCTGAGGTCTTACTTATTTCTTGGGCACAATGGATGGAAGTGTCCCTTCATCTGTCAGTTGGAAGTCCCTAGGGCTACTCTACATTGTCCATGCAAACATTCAATGCTACCGTCTAACTGTATCAGCACACGCTGAATCAGCTGAATGCCCACCCCCTCAACACATGTCGCATAGCAAACCACCTTACATCTGGGTTTGTGTTTATAATCCTGAATGTTTTAAGTAAAGGTCATTGTGCTGTCTGAGGGAAGACTCCCCAGTCTGCCAAACAAAGACAAGGAGGTGGGAGGTTGAGTCACCGCATGGAGGGTGGTGCCAGGGTAAGCAGTGCTGGATGTCTGGATCGGTGAGTTCTAAATGCAGGCTATCAGAACCCCAGCTAGGGCTGTGGGGTGTTGGGTCAGGAAGCCTGATTATCCTAAATTTACAAAGCCACAGAGTTAGCTGATACCTCTGGGATTTGCCCGTTGGAGCGGGCCTTCTCTAAGTAAAACTGAGAGATGCAGAGAACATGTAAATACAAAACGAACCAAGGTTACAGTCTCTTATTCACCAGTGTCCGATACCTGGTATGGTTTTATCAGATACAAATCACATGCATGGGTGATTTGAGAATGGGTTTTATAGTTGTCTTTGTCCTCGCTGTTGTAATATCATGGTTCCTGGTGCTGTCGTATGTTCTCATGCAAACATTCAATGCCATCGTCTAACTGTGTCAGCACATGCTCAGTCACCTGAATGCCCATCTCCTCAATATGTGCCGCTATGCTATGCCTTGACAAGTAGCAGGAACCCTTCTCGTGTTTCCCATGGGTTTTTCCCCTATAAGGAGCCAACAGGGTAGCCTCTGGCTACACTTCTGCCGCAGGGATGGTCTCATTTATACCAATGACTTTACTCCATTTTCTAAGGGACAGGCCCCTATCAGCAAAGGCCTGTCCTCCTCAGCTAGATAACCTGTTGCAGCTCAGACACTTAGATTTTAGCATGTCTTCTCTGACAACTGGCAACTACAGTCCAAATTTCTGTTGACACAAGCACCGGTAGTCCCTGTGGGCAGCTGGACTTCCTGTGAGACTGAACTAAAGGGTAACTGAGGCTTCCATCTGTGATCTCTCCTCCCCATTCCGTCCTCTCAGTCTGGTGGGCCCTCTGATGCAGATCACTCTAAGCACCCACACTGCTTCCAGCGTCTGTCTACCCATTCACCTCACCACTGCAATGCTGGTCTAACTGTGTCACTTGTGAGCTTCGCCTCAGAGGAAGGATGTGGCCTCACACCGTCTAGGATGTTTTGGAGAGAGGTGCAGAAGGGTCAAAGGAGCAAAACTGGCCTAGAGGTGGTCTGGTGCCTGGTGTCCAGAAGGAAGAGCACACATATGAGAATTGGCTGTGCTGCTCGTCCGCCTGTGTCATCTACATTCTCACACATCATCCCTAGCCATACGCTGAGCCAGGCAGAAGAGCTGTGCTTAGCATCTCTCAATGCCCCTTGTGCAAATGGTCTAGCATATCCTGGGTACTGATGGCAAGGGCTCGCACACCAGACAGCTGTGTTCTCCTATCTtatgccttcttttcttttggcttctCATCATCCTAGCTCAACTTAGTGTTCGAGCTATTGAACCTATGGTTTTATAATGTCCTGCTAATTATAAGTCATCTAGATCGAAATAAGCATCTGTTCTCCCTGGACTGGAAGCATTGATTTTGTCTGGCTACCCTGCCAGGGAGGACTCTGTGCATGGCTCTCATGCTGGGTACAGAGCAGACACTCAAGAGGACCTCTTATAAATTAATGGACTCTTAAAACGTGCTGAAGCATCTCTGTCAGTCAGCATTTATCTTGAGGAGGGATTCTGAGTACCCTGCCTCTCTAACCCACTTGACACTGAGCTCCTAAAAGGCACAGACAGATGCCTTATACACCATTTTCTTCCTAGAAGGCTAACACTCAGGAAGTGCTGAGTATGatacagggaaacagaaagggcACCAAAGGACTAGGCAACTGATAGCGAAGATTAGAAGACAAAGGAACGAAGAGGAGGGAAGGCTAAACGTAAGGGGAAACTCATGCTTGGGAGTTAAAAATGATTCTCCTGCAccaggcaggggagggaaggtgTGGGAGCCGGGGTGGGAGAAGAACCTGCAGTCTCTTACACACAGCTGATAACCAGCAGCAGCTTGGACACGCTTTGCAGATGAAAACCATCAGGAGTGTCCTCCGGGATATGCCGTGTCTGCGTGGAACCTGTGGGAGAATGAACAGGCAGTCATTCTCTCCAAGCCCACAAATCCCCACACCACAGACAGGACACCAGTCAAGCAAGAACACCAGGGGACCATGCATCAGGCTAGCAGCAACCACGTGATCACATCGCCAGCCCTGCCACTCCCCTGCAACTCAAGGAGGTAAAGTCTGCAAGGTCAAGGCTTCGGTCAGATAATTACTGAACAAATGAGAAAAGGTAGTGTTGGACCTAGGATATGGAGAGATGATTGGCTGGTGAAGACAGACCAGGGGCAGCAGCTCCCAGTCCCGGCTTTATAATCAGCTACATGATGTCAGGGCAGGATGCGTAACTTCTTAGTCCGTCTACTTAAATGTGACATTGATCACAAATGTGACATCTAAAATGCTAACAATGAGTGCTCTAGTTGAGGCCAGAGAGGGGAATGCATGGGCAACAGTGGTTTTCTCCAGTCCCCAGGAAGTTCTGATGAACTCACACGCATGTGCAAAGTGCAGTTTGTACAACACTGGCACCATCAGTCTCTAGGTTCCTTAGGGAGCCCCAGGTTTCCACAACCGAGAATATATGTCAGAATTCAAAGGGTGGGATAGAAGGGGAAGACATATAAGACAGGCAGGAGCTTAGTGGGTCTGTGAGGGACAAGGGACAAACTCTACTCAGGATGTAAATCAAGTGAGCATAcatgacagagacacacagcttcATCCCATGGTCCCAATCTACACAACGGTTCCCACCTGGAACATACCTGCCACGTGCTTGATCCTGTGGCCCACATCTTCATCTGTGGGGGTGGTGACAGGACTCATCACCTCTTCCAGGTGAGGTACCCGCAGGTGGGCATGGGGACGCTTCCTCCTCCGGACTGCTGAAGACTTATTGGTCTTCTCCTTGGGCGACTGTCTGTGTATCTCAGCCAAGTAGGTACTCTCGGTTTTGGTTAGCTCAGTCTCTGTCAGACACAAAAGGGCCACATCAGAGGCCTATGGCTTTAACCCAACATACTGGCCATTGGAAGCAGCATTCTACTAGTACCATATTCCTACAGTATATCCTGGGAGGCTGGCCAAGTGGGAAGATAACCCTCAGAAAGGCCCATGTCAAGTATTTGTGAAGCTAAATCTCGCTTAGGACCGTGTTTCAAACCTCTGCACCTCCGTGTATATAATTTATGACATATCACACACTTCTGAACACATGCCCGCAGATCTTTCTTATAATGACTCAATGGCAGTATCACATCATCTCAGGTCCATTCGAGAAGAGGCGAAATCGCAGCCCCTGATCACTACAGTCTCTTGAAAGATAATATCCACGGGCATACCAAACCTGATGCTCATTTCAGGGGCAGAATTGAGAACCCAATGACACTAATACACAGTCTCAGAAAGTCCCTTATTCTCCAGGCTTTCTGTTCCCCAAATGGTGGCCAACAGCTGTCTAGGCCAGGAAGGGAAAGGTTCCATTTAGATGACCTGATAACTGTGGCACCCACCTAAATGGCGGAAGTAGTCCTCCAGTCCACTCCAGAAGTTCTTCTCGATGAAAGTTTTCACAAACCCCCAGGGCTGTTTTCGATAGCGGAGCTCTGTGGAGACCCTGAGGAGCAGGCCGTTAAAGACACGATCAGTCATTCATATGGAGAAAACAGGTTTGGAAGTATAGAAGATCAGAATAGGTTGCTGCTACTGCCTGGGACatattggggtgggggagtacAGTATATACTCTACAGCCTCCCAGCCAATCAAGAGAAGTTTAGAAACTAAGGTCAAACCCTTTTACATCCAAGTAGGGAGTGTCAAGTGTCTTCTCACTTGCCTGCCTTCATGCTACACACAAGACCTCAACACTTCTCTGACTATTCTCTCTCCCAACCACTGGCCACACCACCGTCCACTGCTCTTATAGTAGTTTTTTTACACCCTACCCTCCCACATGGAagccctgctctctgcctcctccttgggTATATGAGCGGCTGTCAGTAGTTCCCTCACGCCCCATGGCCATGCTTGGACCCTTCCTACATTCCCACCCAGCATCTATTGTCCGCATCGAGAATGGACTAGCACCTCCTGCAAAGGCGTAGCTGTCATCAACCATGATGGTTTTCAAAGGGGTATGTGTGCTGgttttcctccctcttctacGTACTCCTCCTAACGTGGTCCATATTTCTCCCTTGCTCTGAGTAGGCATCATCGCATACAGAACTAAGTCTTTATTTGACTGTGATCTGAGTAGGCCGAGTACAGAGAGTTGGTTGTATCAGGTCAAGATTCCTGCTCTAGAGGAGCTCACTGACCAACAATGGAAACAATAGGAAACGCCATTAAGACATGGAACACAGAGCACAGGGTCCTGGCGCTAAAGGCTAAGCTTCAGTACGTATTGGGGCATGACTCCTGATCAAGTTACTCTTCTGATCAATGAGGGTAAGTCCATCTTTGGGAGTTATTCTAAAAAGCCCAACAGATGTAGTTCAAGTTCCCACATAGTTCCACATAAACCATAGAAAACCAACAGTAGGGCCTGGTAAAGATCTTCCAAAGAAGACGCAGAGTGTTCAAAGGGACACAaggtggagaagaagaaaggcaggatgGGAAGGCAAGGAGTGGAGGAAGGCTCCGGGTAGGACATAACAAGGGAGAGTACTCCAGCTCCCCTTCTCCCCAAGGAGCAAACGGGCACTGTGTAATTTGAATGTCTTTCCCACCTGCACCCTCACAAGCCCTCACACAGCACACCTGAGTCTGCTCTTGTTCCGGGCCACTCTGGTGAGTGTGTAGCGATTGATGGTGTAGAAGTAGTCGTGATATGGCACATCGTGGGTGAGGACTTCGGCGTCTATCACATAGCACTCGCTCTCCTGACTTGCTTTGTACATGGTCTGTGGGTAGGAAAGCACCACTGATCAAAACTGATGAGAGGCCAGGTAGGACCACCACCTTTCTCAATGTCCCTGCCCCTGGATGCCTGGATGGGAAGTGTGACGTCACTGGGGTTGGCAGCATCTGAGCTAGTTGGATGCAGCCATCTCTAAGATTTAACCAAGCCTAGATCCAGAGGTGTCTTCCCAAGTCCCGTCTTCATCCTTCATGATGTGACGGGATTTCCAAGCACACACTCATTTgattctttcttctccccactcACCTGTGTCTCCCTGACAGTGGCCGTTTTGGGAGCCAGAGGATTAGTAAGGGTGATAGTGTAGAGAATCACTCGACTCTGGTTTCCATTCTCCTCCTTTTTCCATGGGTGGAAGATGATATCTGAAGGTAGACATGAGGTCTAGACTGAGAAGGTGGGGAGCAGCAAACACTGCTTGTCTGAATCTCCCCTCTGATGAACTCCTCACTCCATGCTGACTCCTGACAACCAACCCCCCTCCCCTGAAAGCCAATAGGAGTTTGAAAGCTGGGGGAAGTGGCGAAGAGGAGGTGGAGTTGGGGCAGAAAGAGGCCCATTGTGGCATTGCCGAAATTCTACACAGAGCTCCAGAATGCTGATTGTTCCAAGACTGGGACAGGAGGTCTCGGGGCCACCTGCGGGGGTGCAGGCAACATTGAAGTTACTGTGGTAAGACCATTCGATCCCCAGGGAGTGTGACCCACCCCATGGCCTCAAGGTGCCTCTCTTTCAGAGGGTGCCCTGTTGCCTAGAGCTTGTGCCCCAAGGGAATGATTGCCATCTCTGCCAGGCAATGTTACATCTTTGCTGTGGGAAAAACTGGAGTGAGAGGGAGAATGGATGCAGGAGCCCTCAGGGTGCTGGATATGAATCCTCACTCGGCACTTCTAGGCTACTTTATACAGGCAGATAAATAGAGCCTGGTGTTGAGAATCCTAACACATTAGTGCCAGGAACCCGGAGACCCACACACGGCACAGCTAAGGACTGAACAAGCCAATATAACACACTCATACAGAGGGCACCTCCCAAACTGCAGAACAGCTACCCTATGATAGACACAGAGCCCTGTGGGGACAAAGAGCTGACAGGGCCTGCTCCCTGGGAAATCTTTGGAGTCTGTTGGACAGAGGGCATATGAAAACCTTCACTactagagacagagagggacagagtaACCTAGAGGATGTTTGGCACCACATGAGGCCAGAAAGAGGAGCCTGTGACATTGGGAGAAAGAGTGGTATAGGGACAGGGATAGGAaaatagaaggggaaggaggaagagggtcaGTGGGAGAAAAGATGGACAGTTAGGGAGGGTCAAGCCCGCAGATCAGACCAGAGAAGCGCCGCTGCTCCATGAAGTCCCGCAGAAAGGGTGAGGTGGTGAACAGCAGGTCATAGAGTTTGTCCACGCTGAAGTTGAAGACTTCGTTCACATACTGTCTTCCACTTAGGTCCTCATAGAAGGCCTGGACCTCTCCTGTACAGAAGAGAGGATGAAGCAGACAGTGACAGAGGAGGACCAGAGGCTGTGGTGACATCCCAGGGGCACCAATATCTCCAAGGCTGATGTGGGTGCTACTACCAAGAGAAGGGTGGCTGGGCTCACTGTGAATGCTTTTGCCTGCATTACTTCTCTTCTCTTGGTCTGGGGGACACTCTGAGATGCAGAACATAGCTTCTGACTCCAGATAAGCATTTCCGTTCATGTTGCAAAATGGAGAGATGAAGGGGATTCTCTTACCCGCATTCAGAGGCTCACCTTCATCGTGGGTATCTGAAGAATCACTGAGCTCGGTGGGGATATCCTCATTGTCATTGAAGTCTAGTGAAGGGGAGGTCACAGGCGCCATGATCTCGATCTTCTCCCCTATGATGTTGTCAATGGCAAGTTCCTTCTCTAGGGACCCGTCACCCTCCATCACCTCTTCCTCCAACGGCAAGCCATCAAACTGCAGTGGAGATCAAGAATAACCCACCAGTGCTCCCCTCTGTGGATCAACTCTCTCCAAAGGGAGACCAGCAACCCGGCCTTAAAAGTCATCCCGTTCCCAGCCACGCTGCTCAGGAGCTGGGCTaatggtgggtgctgggactgtgTTGAGGTGCACAGAGGGCACACAGAACCAATACTCATGCCATTCAAACAGTGCACTGGTCTACGGGTGATACTCCCACTCTAGGTCCTTTCTGGAGCTATACTCCTACCACACTACTACAATGCCAGCCTGCCTGTAAACAATACCCTTCTCCTAAGCAGCTCAGAGGGCTTCATGGGCGTGTCTGGGGCTTCATTTTCCCATTGGCACCAGAAGGGAATCAATTCTATTTTAATGCTAATCTcagcagtaaaaataaataaataaataaataaaaacaaaaaacatgaaggCTAGCCATCAATGTCTTCATTTTACTGCTGGTTCGCCTGGCCAAATGTGGAATAAAAGGTTCTCTCTTCTGAGAGTTCTTTCCCAAGGAACCCAAGGCCTTCTTGCAGACACGTGCCCTAACCCTCTTTCCTTCTGGAAAGCTCTGACTTCTCGCAACAGTGTTCCTGGGGAGAAAGGTGCTCATAGACATTTTCATAGCCTCCATAAATTCTAGCATAGTGGGAAAATAAATTACAAAGGAACTCAACAAAATTCACGACATAGGTGAATAGGCAATTAACATACAGTTAATACCTACAGTTCCATATTCATGTATGATTTTGACTTTCAATCAAAGCTCcccagaggggagggggaaggaaatagTAAGCCAGGAAaggtatccaaaaaaaaaaaaaaaaaagaagctgactTACAGTAGGCCATCAAGAACTACACTCTTAGAAGATTGAGAATACTTTTCATCTCATGTATCAAACCAAATCATTTAACTAGACCTGAGAATCTAGCTTTGGACCTTTAGAATATACCATAACATCATGGTGACCATGGTAGgatcccttcccacttccctgctcCCAGTGGAGCTCTTGTGGGATTAATTAAGCTGGGAGACACTGGCCACTACTCAGGACAGGGATTTGCGCAGAGTTTACCACCCATACCGAGACGGGGGCTTCACTGCTTCCCGTAGATGTCAGTGTGCTGTTGGTGATAGACTTCTTGGGCAGCTGTGGGCTGGCATCCGGCTTGGTCTCTATGCTGCTTTTGGATGAGCTGTCATTCACTTCATTCTCTTCTATGGGGATCTCCTCGCAGTA
Protein-coding sequences here:
- the Gramd1b gene encoding protein Aster-B isoform X1, producing the protein MVEKGSDHSSDKSPSTPEQGVQRSCSSQSGRSGGKNSKKSQSWYNVLSPTYKQRNEDFRKLFKQLPDTERLIVDYSCALQRDILLQGRLYLSENWICFYSNIFRWETLLTVRLKDICSMTKEKTARLIPNAIQVCTDSEKHFFTSFGARDRTYMMMFRLWQNALLEKPLCPKELWHFVHQCYGNELGLTSDDEDYVPPDDDFNTMGYCEEIPIEENEVNDSSSKSSIETKPDASPQLPKKSITNSTLTSTGSSEAPVSFDGLPLEEEVMEGDGSLEKELAIDNIIGEKIEIMAPVTSPSLDFNDNEDIPTELSDSSDTHDEGEVQAFYEDLSGRQYVNEVFNFSVDKLYDLLFTTSPFLRDFMEQRRFSDIIFHPWKKEENGNQSRVILYTITLTNPLAPKTATVRETQTMYKASQESECYVIDAEVLTHDVPYHDYFYTINRYTLTRVARNKSRLRVSTELRYRKQPWGFVKTFIEKNFWSGLEDYFRHLETELTKTESTYLAEIHRQSPKEKTNKSSAVRRRKRPHAHLRVPHLEEVMSPVTTPTDEDVGHRIKHVAGSTQTRHIPEDTPDGFHLQSVSKLLLVISCVICFSLVLLVILNMMLFYKLWMLEYTTQTLTAWQGLRLQERLPQSQTEWAQLLESQQKYHDTELQRWREIIKSSVMLLDQMKDSLINLQNGIRSRDYTAESDEKRNRYH
- the Gramd1b gene encoding protein Aster-B isoform X3, which produces MNEFSAPHSAAFLMASSTASNSNRSTPACSPILRKRSRSPTPQNQDGDTMVEKGSDHSSDKSPSTPEQGVQRSCSSQSGRSGGKNSKKSQSWYNVLSPTYKQRNEDFRKLFKQLPDTERLIVDYSCALQRDILLQGRLYLSENWICFYSNIFRWETLLTVRLKDICSMTKEKTARLIPNAIQVCTDSEKHFFTSFGARDRTYMMMFRLWQNALLEKPLCPKELWHFVHQCYGNELGLTSDDEDYVPPDDDFNTMGYCEEIPIEENEVNDSSSKSSIETKPDASPQLPKKSITNSTLTSTGSSEAPVSFDGLPLEEEVMEGDGSLEKELAIDNIIGEKIEIMAPVTSPSLDFNDNEDIPTELSDSSDTHDEGEVQAFYEDLSGRQYVNEVFNFSVDKLYDLLFTTSPFLRDFMEQRRFSDIIFHPWKKEENGNQSRVILYTITLTNPLAPKTATVRETQTMYKASQESECYVIDAEVLTHDVPYHDYFYTINRYTLTRVARNKSRLRVSTELRYRKQPWGFVKTFIEKNFWSGLEDYFRHLETELTKTESTYLAEIHRQSPKEKTNKSSAVRRRKRPHAHLRVPHLEEVMSPVTTPTDEDVGHRIKHVAGSTQTRHIPEDTPDGFHLQSVSKLLLVISCVICFSLVLLVILNMMLFYKLWMLEYTTQTLTAWQGLRLQERLPQSQTEWAQLLESQQKYHDTELQRWREIIKSSVMLLDQMKDSLINLQNGIRSRDYTAESDEKRNRYH
- the Gramd1b gene encoding protein Aster-B isoform X4 produces the protein MLVTVLMKGFKLSCTASNSNRSTPACSPILRKRSRSPTPQNQDGDTMVEKGSDHSSDKSPSTPEQGVQRSCSSQSGRSGGKNSKKSQSWYNVLSPTYKQRNEDFRKLFKQLPDTERLIVDYSCALQRDILLQGRLYLSENWICFYSNIFRWETLLTVRLKDICSMTKEKTARLIPNAIQVCTDSEKHFFTSFGARDRTYMMMFRLWQNALLEKPLCPKELWHFVHQCYGNELGLTSDDEDYVPPDDDFNTMGYCEEIPIEENEVNDSSSKSSIETKPDASPQLPKKSITNSTLTSTGSSEAPVSFDGLPLEEEVMEGDGSLEKELAIDNIIGEKIEIMAPVTSPSLDFNDNEDIPTELSDSSDTHDEGEVQAFYEDLSGRQYVNEVFNFSVDKLYDLLFTTSPFLRDFMEQRRFSDIIFHPWKKEENGNQSRVILYTITLTNPLAPKTATVRETQTMYKASQESECYVIDAEVLTHDVPYHDYFYTINRYTLTRVARNKSRLRVSTELRYRKQPWGFVKTFIEKNFWSGLEDYFRHLETELTKTESTYLAEIHRQSPKEKTNKSSAVRRRKRPHAHLRVPHLEEVMSPVTTPTDEDVGHRIKHVAGSTQTRHIPEDTPDGFHLQSVSKLLLVISCVICFSLVLLVILNMMLFYKLWMLEYTTQTLTAWQGLRLQERLPQSQTEWAQLLESQQKYHDTELQRWREIIKSSVMLLDQMKDSLINLQNGIRSRDYTAESDEKRNRYH
- the Gramd1b gene encoding protein Aster-B isoform X6; the encoded protein is MESLTESGVLWSLLLELDSQSLLWYLKRLADAPVGPEHLCWPGSEKIPAVLSPTYKQRNEDFRKLFKQLPDTERLIVDYSCALQRDILLQGRLYLSENWICFYSNIFRWETLLTVRLKDICSMTKEKTARLIPNAIQVCTDSEKHFFTSFGARDRTYMMMFRLWQNALLEKPLCPKELWHFVHQCYGNELGLTSDDEDYVPPDDDFNTMGYCEEIPIEENEVNDSSSKSSIETKPDASPQLPKKSITNSTLTSTGSSEAPVSFDGLPLEEEVMEGDGSLEKELAIDNIIGEKIEIMAPVTSPSLDFNDNEDIPTELSDSSDTHDEGEVQAFYEDLSGRQYVNEVFNFSVDKLYDLLFTTSPFLRDFMEQRRFSDIIFHPWKKEENGNQSRVILYTITLTNPLAPKTATVRETQTMYKASQESECYVIDAEVLTHDVPYHDYFYTINRYTLTRVARNKSRLRVSTELRYRKQPWGFVKTFIEKNFWSGLEDYFRHLETELTKTESTYLAEIHRQSPKEKTNKSSAVRRRKRPHAHLRVPHLEEVMSPVTTPTDEDVGHRIKHVAGSTQTRHIPEDTPDGFHLQSVSKLLLVISCVLVLLVILNMMLFYKLWMLEYTTQTLTAWQGLRLQERLPQSQTEWAQLLESQQKYHDTELQRWREIIKSSVMLLDQMKDSLINLQNGIRSRDYTAESDEKRNRYH
- the Gramd1b gene encoding protein Aster-B isoform X2, which codes for MVEKGSDHSSDKSPSTPEQGVQRSCSSQSGRSGGKNSKKSQSWYNVLSPTYKQRNEDFRKLFKQLPDTERLIVDYSCALQRDILLQGRLYLSENWICFYSNIFRWETLLTVRLKDICSMTKEKTARLIPNAIQVCTDSEKHFFTSFGARDRTYMMMFRLWQNALLEKPLCPKELWHFVHQCYGNELGLTSDDEDYVPPDDDFNTMGYCEEIPIEENEVNDSSSKSSIETKPDASPQLPKKSITNSTLTSTGSSEAPVSFDGLPLEEEVMEGDGSLEKELAIDNIIGEKIEIMAPVTSPSLDFNDNEDIPTELSDSSDTHDEGEVQAFYEDLSGRQYVNEVFNFSVDKLYDLLFTTSPFLRDFMEQRRFSDIIFHPWKKEENGNQSRVILYTITLTNPLAPKTATVRETQTMYKASQESECYVIDAEVLTHDVPYHDYFYTINRYTLTRVARNKSRLRVSTELRYRKQPWGFVKTFIEKNFWSGLEDYFRHLETELTKTESTYLAEIHRQSPKEKTNKSSAVRRRKRPHAHLRVPHLEEVMSPVTTPTDEDVGHRIKHVAGSTQTRHIPEDTPDGFHLQSVSKLLLVISCVLVLLVILNMMLFYKLWMLEYTTQTLTAWQGLRLQERLPQSQTEWAQLLESQQKYHDTELQRWREIIKSSVMLLDQMKDSLINLQNGIRSRDYTAESDEKRNRYH
- the Gramd1b gene encoding protein Aster-B isoform X5, whose amino-acid sequence is MESLTESGVLWSLLLELDSQSLLWYLKRLADAPVGPEHLCWPGSEKIPAVLSPTYKQRNEDFRKLFKQLPDTERLIVDYSCALQRDILLQGRLYLSENWICFYSNIFRWETLLTVRLKDICSMTKEKTARLIPNAIQVCTDSEKHFFTSFGARDRTYMMMFRLWQNALLEKPLCPKELWHFVHQCYGNELGLTSDDEDYVPPDDDFNTMGYCEEIPIEENEVNDSSSKSSIETKPDASPQLPKKSITNSTLTSTGSSEAPVSFDGLPLEEEVMEGDGSLEKELAIDNIIGEKIEIMAPVTSPSLDFNDNEDIPTELSDSSDTHDEGEVQAFYEDLSGRQYVNEVFNFSVDKLYDLLFTTSPFLRDFMEQRRFSDIIFHPWKKEENGNQSRVILYTITLTNPLAPKTATVRETQTMYKASQESECYVIDAEVLTHDVPYHDYFYTINRYTLTRVARNKSRLRVSTELRYRKQPWGFVKTFIEKNFWSGLEDYFRHLETELTKTESTYLAEIHRQSPKEKTNKSSAVRRRKRPHAHLRVPHLEEVMSPVTTPTDEDVGHRIKHVAGSTQTRHIPEDTPDGFHLQSVSKLLLVISCVICFSLVLLVILNMMLFYKLWMLEYTTQTLTAWQGLRLQERLPQSQTEWAQLLESQQKYHDTELQRWREIIKSSVMLLDQMKDSLINLQNGIRSRDYTAESDEKRNRYH